From the genome of Nicotiana tabacum cultivar K326 chromosome 17, ASM71507v2, whole genome shotgun sequence:
ccctcttttgatattcccacctcactagaATATCGcccactctctatttttcttacatactattttcttataccctgtttgtgaaacctcactctttctttctctttgttggtgtgtagaaatgagagtcgaagctctccttttatatcCGAAGCCTCACTCTCTGAAGCCTactatatttgacaatttgcacatacttttccttctttttcttcaatgttaACAATTGAACAACGTTGGCTGCCAAATCAAAAAAAATTCAGCCAAGTATTTTCCTTAGGCACATTCTAATTTTTTTGGCTTTTGAATGAGATGGACCCCACCAAAGAGATGAAGAAAAGATAATAGAGGGACAAACCAAGCTCTGGAAGGGAAACATCTAGAATGAGGTGACACGTATAAAACACGTGTATGTATTGTGTTCGTGCCAACAAAAGTATATCTCAAGTAACCTTTTGTAACTCATCTGTTGTTTATTTCTTAtcttctaatatatatatatatatatatatatatatatatatatatatatatatatatatatatatactagataATCTTGCCCATGCTTCGCATGGGCCCAACAATTTGCAGCCTAAAGTTGTCTTTATTTGCAACAAAAGATTAGAGCTAGATTATCTTGCTCATGCTCTAACAATTTACAGTCTAAAGTAATGGTCAACTCACTCCAACAATTTCTCCTAACTTGCGACTGCAACCTTGAAGCTTtgaaaagaaataataaaaagagAAAGTGACAATCATATAACAAGACTGTAAAATGCGTTACAATGTACATATTACACAAACAAAAATTATTTCTCTTTTACACAGAGAGGTCCGCCCTCAACCAGAACATCCAATTGTGCATACTAAAATTTAGCATCAACCTTATTCCTCGGTCAATTTTCATCTTACTATATCATTGCTGTCTAAAACAACAGCCATTGTTCGATGCTCGGTGTACTTTCCATTATATTGGTAGATTTTCAAGTCACCCCATGGTGTTGGTGCAGTTTCATCAGTCATATCAAACCATCTTAGATTGAACTCATGTCCTTGTGTCTCTCTGTTTCTCTTTTTAGCTAGGCCTCTCCTCCAAACTAAAAAGATACAGAACGGCAAAGAAATCATCTTAGAATTAGAATTAgaaggaaaaagaatgaatgaaaGGATTAAGTTCATTATTTAGACATATCCTGTCCTGTATACTCAGAGGTAACTGGACCCTAAGTTCCATTGAGGCTCATCAATCATTTATAATCTCAACTCTATCTCACAACTTTCAATACATTTGTATCCTCTAAATGTATACATAGATGATACTAAGAGAGATTTGATATTTTGAGGCAGGATCCAAGGAGTAACTGAGCAAGAATGCTAAATTTCACTTTTCTCTACTCTATGACCTTAGAATGAATTGGTATACATGTTATGTGAGAGATATTAGAGCGTAATgaaggaaaagggaaaaaaagaaaccTGCTCTTTTCATGTTAACTTGTGAGAAGTGATTGAATTTGTGTGAATGGATCGGAGAAAACCCTAGGTTTTATTCTGTGTTAGAGAGAAGCTTCGAGACCATCTGGTAAATAGAAAGAGGAGAAAATGATCCATTACCCTCAATAGACCTCAATCAGTCTATTAATATGTACAGTGTAGTCCAATAATCAATAAATCCGGACATGGGCCAGTTCCCAATATAAGAGAAAGGAAAAATGGCCCAATTATACAAAGGCCCAATAAGGTAGAAAAGAAAATCTACCATGGGTCTGAGTCCAATGCCTTCTTAAGTCTATCATTTTAGCACCTACTGGAGGGTGAGTGCACACCCAGCTTGCATAAGAGCTTATGGTGAGGAACACCTGTTAAAGCCTTGGTCAGAACATCAATAAGTTAGTCGGCAGAAGAGACATGATCAAGAGCAATAAGCCTAGAAGAAAGCACATCCCTCacatagtgataattcacctcaATGTGTTTGgttcttttatgaaaaataagatTTCTGGCAATGTGGAGGGCAGTCTGACTATCGTAAATATGGGGACAGGATCAGTAATAGACATGCCCAAGTCAGCTAACAGTCTGGTAAGCCAAACCACCTCAGCAACAACCTTCCTCAAGGCTCTATACTCTGCCTCAGCAGAAGAAAGAGAGAATGTAGGTTGCTTCTTAGATTTCCAAGAAATAGGGGAATTACCAAGAACCACATAATAGCCAGTCACAGACCTTCTGGAAATGGGGCAAGTATCCCCGTCAGAATCAGCATAAGCTTTCAAGGAGAAATCAGGAACAACACTCAGCAGGATGCCTTGGGCAGGATTATTGAGGATGTATTTGAGAACATGCAAACTAGCCAGCATGTGGGGCACTCTAGGAGACACAAGAAATTGGCTGAGATGTTGCACTAAATAAAAGATGTCAGGCCTGGTATGTTGGAGAAAATTCAGCTTGCCAATTAATCTTCTATAGACAGAAGGATCAGAAAGAGCTTTCCCTGAATCAACAGATAATTTGACATGAGGATCAAGGGGTGTGAGTGCTGGTATAACCTCTGAACAGTGGAATTCAGAAAAGAGCGCTTTTGTGTACTTTTGTTGGTTGATGAGAAACCCCTGATCCACCTTAGAGATCTCAAGACCCAAAAAATAATAGACAGTCCCAAGGTCTTTGATCTTGAATTGATGATCAAGGAAGGATTTCAGGCTTACCATTCAATCATCATCATTGCCAGCCAAAAGAAGATCATCCACATATACAACAAGCAGAACAATAGAAGTAGGAGTCACCTTGGTAAAAAGAGAGGAGTCATTCTTACTGGGATAATAGCCCCTTGAAACAAGAGACTCTGAAAACTTTGCAAACCATTGCCTAGAAGCTTATTTTAGCCCATAGAGTGGCTTCTTTAATTTGCAAACTAAAGGAAGATCAGAAGAGGTAGATTCAACACATAAACCCAAAGGGATCTTCATGAAGGAAGGCATTATTGATATCCATTTGGTGTACATTCCACTTGTGTTTGACAGCAAGGGTAAGGAGACATTTGATGGTTGTGATCTTAACAACAAGTCTGAATATTTTAAAGTAATCAATGCCTTCCTTTTGAGAATCACCCATGATCATTAATCTGGACTTATACCTTTTAATGGAACCATCAgttttttgtttgattttgtacACCCATTAACAGGGGATGACCTTCTTTCCAGGTGGAGCACAATGTCCCATGTGGAGTTGGTATCTAAGGCTTGGAATTCCTTTTCCATAGCTTCCTGCCAGGCAGGATGTGGAGTAGCTTGCTGATAATATTGAGGTTCAGAGGGTAGAGAGGCAGGgtgttgaacaaagtaacaaacATAATTCTTGAGATAGGTTGGAGCATGGGAGACCCTAGTGGACTTCCTAAGAGGAAGATGATGTGAAGTAGGAATGGGTGAAGGAAAAGAAGGATGAGAAGGGGACTGACTGAAGGAGTGAGAAGAGGACTGACTGGGGGAGTGAGAGGAATGAATAGGTGGAGGAGGAGGAACAGAAGGAGAATGGGGTAGTACTGAGGAAGCAGGTGAACAAGGAAAAGTTTGAGAATCCACAAAAGGATCAGAAGTGATTGGGAAGCCAGAAGAAGATAAGGAAAAATGTGTTCATGAAAAACCACATCCCTAGAGTAGAAATGGAATGATTAGCTAGACTTACTATCTTGTAGCCTTTCTTTCCTAAAGGGTACCCCAGGAAAAGAGCAGGACATGCTCTTGGCTAAAACTTATCTCTCTTCACGTTTGGTATAGTTGCAAAATATAAACAACCAAAGGTTCTTAAATGAGCATAAGTAGGAGGGAGCCCATGTAGTTTTTGGTAAGGAGAGAGATGTTGGAGGGTAGTGGAAGGAAACCTATTAATGGGATAGGTAATTGTGAGTACACAGTCACCCCAATACTTAATTGGAAGCTTGGATTGAAATAGTAATGCTCTAGAAGTTTTCAGAAGATGTTTATGCTTCCTCTCAACtataccattttgttgaggagtatgGGAAATGGTAGTTTGATAAAGAATACCATATTCAGCAAAGAAAGATGAAGCCTTAGTTCTAGAACCAAGCTCAAAGGCATTGACTTATCTAATAGTTTGTACAGGAAGGTTAAAATAAATTTTGACCATCAGAACAAAAGCATTAATGAGATCAAAAGCATTACTTTTACAAGAAAGCAATGTGGTCCAAGTCACCCTTGAAAAGTCATCTACAATGGttaaaaaatatctaaaactaTTATATATTCTAGTATGATAAGGACCCCATAAGTAATGCTCTAGAAGTTTCCAGAAGATGTTTATACTTCCTCTCAACTACACAATTTTGTTGAGAAGTATGGGATCTAGTAGTTTGGTGTAAAATACCATATTCAGCAAAGAAAGATGAAGCCTTAGTGCTAGAACCAAGCTCAAAGGCATTGTCTGGTCTAATAGTTTGTACAGGAAgattaaaataaattttgatcATCAGAACAAAAGCCTTAATGAGATCAAAATCATTACTTTAACAAGAAAGCAAGTGTGTCCAAGTTATCCTTGAAAAGTCATCTAAAATGGttaaaaaatatctaaaaccatTATATGTTCTAGTATGATAAGGACCACATAAGTCAATGTGTACTAATTAAAAATGTTTAGTGGATTTGATAGAACTATCCAGAAAAGGCAGTCTCTGTTGTCTGGCTGAAGGGCACACAAGACAAATAAAGGATTGTTTAGAAGACAGCTTACCAGATAAGAATTCAATAGATTGCATTCTATGAAAGGGCATATGTCCTAGTCTTTCATGCCAGAAAAGATTAGTTTTATTAATAGAGCAATCAGGATTTCAAGTAAAAATGCAAGCACTATAATCACACAAAGAAACTGATGTCTTATTCGAAATGTTATTTACAGAAGGAGTAGACAGTGGTAAACTAACTGATCTTTTATTTGTGGTACTTTGTAAAGATGATGTAGGTTGGTAGAGTAACaacaaaatcaatgacataaaGTCCATTTGCTGCTCTACCAATTTCTAATGGCCTCCTCAAAGAAGGGACCTGTAAATGACAGAAAATTTTGGTGAAGAAAGCTGTGCAACTAAGTTGATCAACCAGTTGAGGCACAAAGATTAAATTTAATTTAAAGGAAGGGACTAAGAGgacttttgataaaatcaaatcATCACATAGTTGTAAAGAACTAGTGCAATGAACTTTGACCTTATAACCATTTGGAAGTGTAACAAGATAAGAAAAAGGCAAAAACTAGATGTTGTGTAATAGGTGTTTATTAGGTGTCATGTGGTTGGTTGAACCTGAATCTAGAATCCAGGTGTTGACTTTTAATTGTGATACACAACATAAAGTAAGAGAGTAAACAGCAAGACTACAGACCACACCTGCACAAACAGCCATTGCAGTGGTGTTGCCAGTTGAATCTTGAGAAGGGGAGATGTGAAACTGTTGAAATAAGCTCATGAGGTGTTGATATTGTTCCTTGCTGAACCCATGGATAGGATTGTTGGTGATATTCTCAGAACACTGTTGATCCtctgatgtagaaatatcaattTGAGCACAAGCAACAGACTTCTTACCCTTTGTGAATTTGAAGTCACTTGGGAACCCATAAAGTTTGTAACATTTGTCAACAAAATGGTAGGCTTTTTACAGTATTTGCACACAAGACCTATCCTTTTGATGTCAAAATTGATTTTCTGAGAGAAGGATTTAGGACCATTGGTGAACTGAGCAGGGGCAGGTGTAGATTTCACAGAAAAAGAAGTTGACTCTGAGAGAAATGGACCACCAGATGGCTGAATTTCCCTTTGACTCTCATCATGAAGGGGAATGGAGTATGCTTTACCCAGGGTTGGGACAGGATACATCATAAGGATATTACTCCTAGCATTTGAGTAGGTTTTATTCAACTCTGTGAGGAAATGAATAAGCTTTTGACCATCACTGCATTGTGGCTCAGCCCCACAAGTGCATGCTGGGCCAAATGCAGCAGTTTTTAACTCATCCGAGAGTTTCCTAAGTCTGGTGTAGTAGCTAGCAATATCAGAGGAACCCTTAGATACCCCTGCAATTTATCTTTGTATTTGATAATACCTACTAGCACTAGAGGAGTATCACAGTGTCACAAGCAGTATCACAGTGTAAAACATTGTCTGCAATGTCTTTGGATAGGGAATTGCTTAGACAAGCAAAGACCATGTCATTATATCTAACCCAGTAACCATAAAGAGGAGAACTAGGCCGGGGTTGTGGAATTTTACAATTAATCAACCCAGATTTATTCTTAGCAGACAAGGCAATTAGAATATTTTTTCTCCATGAAGTGTATTCAGCCCCTGTAAAGGGGACTGACACTAACAGAACACCAAGATTATCGAATGGATGCACATAGAGAGGATGTGAAGGGTCAATAAGCATAGGAGATGATTGAAGGATAGGAGAGGAAGAGGGCGATTCTGTACCCATGGTTTGGATCAACAAATAAGGGCAAATTTTGAGAATCAATACTACAACAAGAATAGTACAGAGAAAAATTTGAGCTAAAATCACACAAATTGTTCAATTAGGTCACAAAACCTATACACTGAGGCATGAACAGATAGTACTGTATCTCCTTCACAATGCTCGAATGAGTAGAGCCTTGCTGAGTTAAAATAAGAAAATGATGAAGCTAACCTCAAATGACCCCGGAAAACACCCAAAATTTCCTGAAAATCATGAAACAGTTCTCGTCGAATACAACTAAAAACTTCATAGATTGAGAAATTTGAACCGATAGGATGAAGCAGCTCCTCGAGTACGTCAGGAAtcgttgctctgataccatgttaactTGTGAGAAGTGATTGAATTTGTGTGAATGGATCAGAGAAAACCCTAGGTTCTATTCTGTGTTAGAGAGAAGCTTCGAGACCATCGGGTAAATAGAAAGAGGAGAAAATGATCCATTACCCTCAATAGACTTCAATCAATCTATTAATATATACAGTGTAGTCCAATAATCAATAAATCCGGACACGGGCCGGTTTCCAATATAAGAGAAAGGAAACGTGGCTCAATTATACAAAGGCCCAATAAGGTAGAAAAGAAAATCTACCATGGGTCTGAGTCCAATGCCTTCTTAAGTCTATCATTTTAGCACCTACTTTAGGTAGGTCCCCCTTTTTCAGGTGCAGCAATATCGGGGCACAATCAAGAATCGGATGCTAACAACTTCTTTGGGTATTGGTTGAAGCTGCAATAATCCGAGAAGAAAGTAACGAAAGCAGAAAAGTTAAAGAGTCAACAAAGAtgataaagaaagaagaaaacaaataatgAGTTGTATAAACTATGGACTCACTCTAATCTCTATTATGCAAATTAACATAAATTCATAAACTAAGCAACAATGGTATAGAGAATTGGGACTTACCATACACAAGGTCACAGTAATGAGGGGATGAGCAAATAACTCAATTGTTTTAACCTAGCAATGATCGTTCGtttcaaaaaacaaaattgtCTCTTGTCTCGTGAAGCCCATTTATCTTCATCACAAACAGGTCTACTTTTCACGGTGGAATTTTAGCCAAACTGTCTTGAAGGGAACAGAATTAAAATCCTGATCCTAGTACAGGACAACACTAATCCACAATATTTTTTATCCACACAACTCAATTATATTAAGGCTTATGTAAATCTGAACATATTAGATTGCATTGTTCAACTTttaatacaatatttaaataaaatatatatatataaacaacataatacaatttttctataattttactacaactttactacaatttcataagtataatgtatgtcatgtcttattcttcttcttctccgagtttcaatatgaaattcagccaaaatcaagtctaatcttcaccaaaacaccctcaaaattgagatataaacttcaaacaatatttttaattttttgcaaTAACAccaaatccaaacaaataatggtttttgaaaacccaaattcgaattcaaagtttttttaatggctgtcaatggtggaattgctactctcttttcctttgttttacattactggaattagggattgagagatagagagagacgagagagagagagagagagagagagagagagagagagagagagagagagagagagagagagagcaggagGGAGAGAGAATAAGCATGTGAAATAATTGATTcataatataaagggatactcatttaatttttaaagtatataattggtaaatttgtatataggatgtaattaaattgaaacttgagtagggatggtaataaagtttcaaatagagatgtaaaaattcctaaaaagTGTGTGTGGCCTGTTTGAGTTAACATCAAGGAGGAGACTCAACTGTAAAACTGCACATCTTGGACTGAACAACGTGTAAACTTTAACGGAGAACCTTTATATCAAGAGGCATTGCACATGTAAGGAAGATTGTAAATTAGTTATCCTATCATGGCACAAATTAAATTATAATGAGAATCGATGGGCACAGATTCTCATTATATGAGAAAATCAAAAAACAAGCCGACAGAGTCGGTAAATCAATGTTGGAACCAAAAAGATTCTTAGCAGTAGATAAAACTATAAGAATAACAAGTTGTAATTATTATCTAGACGGTCAACGCATAATTTAAAGACCCACTCGGGGAGAGATCAGACTTTCCGTATAAGCAATGCCATCCTCATCAATAGTAACTCCATCAATATCATCACAATCTAGAGGCCATCTTCGATTGCTTATTCCAAATGATCCAATAGATATTATCCTATTTACAATTCTTATTGTTAAATTAACTCTCATGCTGAGCAGCACTTTATCATCTGAAAATTTATATATCGGTGTGATATCACGAAATCCGATACTTGTTATACTAAACAACTTCATCCAAGATTCTTTAACACCATAATCTTTCATTGCCCATAAACTGAAAGTGTTGTCGTACTTATACCAAACATAAAGCATTCCTCCCAATTCTGATACGCCCCCATCAAAATGAATGCGATTCAAGTAGGTTGAAGGGAGCGAGCACAGTATCTCCGGCAATGGTATCTCTCCGTATACCTCATATGATATATTAAATGAAACCACACAAAACCTTGATAAGATACCAAGCCAATGAAATGCTCCATGTACAACTGCCAAATACTCCCCACCAAACAACAAACAACTAACTGCCTTACCTGAGGTTTTATCAATTCTTCTCCAGGAACCACTTTTCAATGTCATAATTTCATTTGCATTGTCATCTCTAGATATGTCAATTCTAAGGACTTTATAGTCATCACTAGTAGAGTCATAAGCCAATCCATAAGTAGATCCCcaatcatcgtcatcatcattaTATCCCAACTGTTTTAACAATTTTGAATGGGGAAGTATTATTGATTCTCCTGTGGAGGGGTTCCATATCAATAATATTGAAGGTTGTTCCCGATCAGGTTTACTCCAAATCCCGATGAGAGACAAACCATCACAACTAGAATAGAGTTTTACACCATTTGCTAAATCAAAATTTGAAGGACAATCAAATCTAGGGATATCCTTAACAAGTTGAACCAAGGATAAAGAAGAACAATAGAAGTGAAAAGTATCATCCTTATTGGACCATTTTAAAAAAAGCATCTTTTGGAAAGTCGGTTGATTCTTAGCATGGTTGAGATGTTTCTTCTTAAAATAAGGTTCAGAGATCAATGTATTCCAAGATT
Proteins encoded in this window:
- the LOC107795622 gene encoding F-box/kelch-repeat protein At3g06240; protein product: MGTHVQEEILMDILSRLPVKSLVRFKCVSESWNTLISEPYFKKKHLNHAKNQPTFQKMLFLKWSNKDDTFHFYCSSLSLVQLVKDIPRFDCPSNFDLANGVKLYSSCDGLSLIGIWSKPDREQPSILLIWNPSTGESIILPHSKLLKQLGYNDDDDDWGSTYGLAYDSTSDDYKVLRIDISRDDNANEIMTLKSGSWRRIDKTSGKAVSCLLFGGEYLAVVHGAFHWLGILSRFCVVSFNISYEVYGEIPLPEILCSLPSTYLNRIHFDGGVSELGGMLYVWYKYDNTFSLWAMKDYGVKESWMKLFSITSIGFRDITPIYKFSDDKVLLSMRVNLTIRIVNRIISIGSFGISNRRWPLDCDDIDGVTIDEDGIAYTESLISPRVGL